The Candidatus Methylacidiphilales bacterium genome contains the following window.
ATCCAACCCCACGACTTCATCCTCCACCCCGGCGGCGCCGTCGAACTCACCCCCGACGCCCGCAAAACCATCCTCAAAGCCTACCAAGAACGCAAACGCGAAAACCTCCACCACCCCGTCCTCGACCAACAAATCACCATCGGCCGCCACTTCTTCGTCCAAGCACGAATACTAGCTCGCGTTCTACGCGGAGATCTTCCACAATACCTCCCCCACATCCCCAAATAACCTATGCTCATCCTCATCACATACGACGTCGCCACAACCGACGAAGAAGGCGCCCGCCGCCTCCGCCGCATCGCACGCGCCTGCGCCGACTACGGCATCCGCGTCCAAAAATCCGTCTTCGAATGCCAACTCGGCCCCAAAGAATGGGTCACCCTTCGCGCCAGACTCCTCCAAGAATTCAACCCCGACCTCGACTCCCTCCGCTTCTACTACCTCGACGCAGAAGCCGCCGCCAAAACCGAAC
Protein-coding sequences here:
- the cas2 gene encoding CRISPR-associated endonuclease Cas2 yields the protein MLILITYDVATTDEEGARRLRRIARACADYGIRVQKSVFECQLGPKEWVTLRARLLQEFNPDLDSLRFYYLDAEAAAKTEHHGTQKPLDLSEPLIL